The nucleotide window CACAATTTTTTCGTTTTCTGTACTGGCATTTACCTTAAGTACTGGACTATCATATACTCGCATGGATACACCTGGTAAAGTTATTGGCAGAAGTTAAAAGACTTGTCAGAAGGTAGAAATTTATTAGGTTAGACAAATTAACAATATTATTTTTCCATATTATATCGGAAATTTGACAGTGTCGCAGTTCATTTTTCAGGAAGGGCTGAGCAATTAAATAATCTCAAGCATATCGACAGTTATATAATCAGTGATCTGAAAGAGTTTGTCCCTTGCCGGACATTCATTGAATGTCAACAGAGTCTCTTTTGCGGCATTAACACGCAGCTTTACAGCATCTATAGATTTTTCTATTGCTTTTTCCTTTGACATATTTTTCATGTACACATGCGGCAGAGTTTCGGATGTGAATTTTGATTCCTTGCCTTCGACTACTTCAAGAAACTCAAGAATATCGTCAACAATCTGGTATGCAGTTCCCAGGCAATTTCCAAAGAAATTAAAACGCTCTGCCAGGGCTTCATCAGCTCCTCCAGTGTATGCCCCTATGGAAGCGCTTATGGCAAATAAAGAAGCAGTTTTCTTATAAATGCATTCGAAGTAATTGCTTTCTCCGAAATTGTTCTTATCAAGTTTCAAATCAAGGACTTCTCCTTCAGCCATATCCATCCCGGCTTTTCCAAAATCTCTGACCACTTTTTCTCCATAAGGAGAAATAAACTCAAAGCATTTTGCAATCAGATAATCGCCACAAAGAAGAGCCCTGGAAGGGCCAAATTTTTCAGGGGCTGAAGGCAAGTTTCTTCTAACAAGCCCCTGATCCAGCAGGTCATCATGGATGAGGGAAGCCGAGTGCATTATTTCAATAGCAAGAGCTGCATTGAGACTCTGATGATACGAGCCTGAACAGATTTCACTGGAGAGAAGGAGGATAATTGGCCTGACTCGTTTTCCTCCGGTGTTACAGACATGTTCTACCATTTTTTTTAGGCTGGACTCGTTCATTTGAGCAATGAAGTTACTTATTCCTGATTCAACATATCTGTACTCTTCCCACTCTTCAATATTCATCAATATTACTCCGTGTACTTGGGCGGGCATTCGGTAATGATCTTATTTACCTCAACTTAAGTTCCGAAACATAGTTTCGTAAATACTTACTGTTTCCTTCGGTAAAGTTAGAAGGAAAGCTTATATTCTAGATAAATCTTCAAGTTCTCATTGTTTTCGTCCTTTAGTTAAAACACTGTTATTTTGAGGTCATCTTAAGATTTCCATGTCGAATAATTATTTAGAATTTACCAATGTTTTCTGGAATTTTATAATTATATTTGGAATTTTACCTTTACCCGATATGAGCTTGAGGATCAGATAGAGTTTAAGCTAGTATAAAATGACTATCCGAGGACTCAATATCGTATAGATGTATAAAGAACACGCCAGACCGCACATGCCAGGACAGACCAGCAGTAAGAAAAAGTGCGAGCAGTATTCTCTTTTGTATTCGTTAAGACTCCGTATAACACGATCATTACATTAACTTTTTGTTAAGCTCGAATATTTATCGGTTACACAACAGCACATGCAAATTATGGGAAACAGATTGACTGAGATTCCAGAATAACGGGCTAGAAGTAAAGAATTTAGGAAATCAAAGAAAAAGCGATAAGATAATAGATTAAAAAAGTAAAGGACAAAACAATAAGATAATAAATTAAAAGAAGTAAAAGACAAAACAATAAGATAATAAATTAAAAATAAAATAAAGGGTAAAAGGTCAGAAAAACTGGATATTTGCCTCAAACAGTACAATATAACAGTGTTTGTTTACCCTGTATCAGGATAAAATTACTAATACATTTAAAACGATACATCCCTCTAAATTTTAAATAATAATATTTAAAAAGAAAGTACAGGAAAAAGGTGTTTTTATTAAAAAAAATTAATAAAAAAATAAGAAGTTCAATAAAAATCCGGTTTTAACAGAG belongs to Methanosarcina barkeri 3 and includes:
- a CDS encoding geranylfarnesyl diphosphate synthase, with amino-acid sequence MPAQVHGVILMNIEEWEEYRYVESGISNFIAQMNESSLKKMVEHVCNTGGKRVRPIILLLSSEICSGSYHQSLNAALAIEIMHSASLIHDDLLDQGLVRRNLPSAPEKFGPSRALLCGDYLIAKCFEFISPYGEKVVRDFGKAGMDMAEGEVLDLKLDKNNFGESNYFECIYKKTASLFAISASIGAYTGGADEALAERFNFFGNCLGTAYQIVDDILEFLEVVEGKESKFTSETLPHVYMKNMSKEKAIEKSIDAVKLRVNAAKETLLTFNECPARDKLFQITDYITVDMLEII